One window of the Takifugu flavidus isolate HTHZ2018 unplaced genomic scaffold, ASM371156v2 ctg471, whole genome shotgun sequence genome contains the following:
- the LOC130520669 gene encoding ubiquitin hydrolase B-like, with protein MTAKRSFFTLPNVLIVHLLRIQWSYFGAQKIHRATTLSREVLLSTNQSSEKTKYTLKSIVNHLGTCTTSGHYICDGVYRDASQGDGNACWVTYDDDVVTETNVNHVCQQRQKTAYLLYYEKMEEDENPD; from the exons ATGACGGCGAAAAGATCCTTTTTCACTCTGCCAAA TGTGCTGATCGTCCACCTTTTGAGAATTCAGTGGTCCTACTTTGGTGCACAAAAAATACACAGAGCCACGACTTTATCGAGGGAGGTGCTGCTCAGCACGAATCAGAGCAGTGAGAAG acaAAATACACTCTGAAGAGCATTGTGAACCATTTGGGGACTTGCACTACCAGCG gCCATTACATTTGTGATGGCGTTTATCGAGATGCAAGCCAAGGGGATGGTAATGCCTGCTGGGTGACATACGATGACGACGTTGTCACAGAAACAAATGTTAACCACGTGTGCCAGCAGCGGCAGAAAACAGCATATTTGCTTTATtatgagaagatggaggaagatgaaaaTCCAGACTAG